The following coding sequences are from one Leptolyngbya sp. NIES-3755 window:
- a CDS encoding integral membrane sensor hybrid histidine kinase (similar to AA sequence:cyanobase_aa:Npun_F5479), with amino-acid sequence MTPQNSRRLSLRLILVVPFILQIFAAVGLTGYLSMRNGQKAVDELARSLQDETASRIDQHLDSYLTIPKLINRQNGILFRTGLLKPEDFKTIGKHFWHQVSLYEVNYIQFATPNGEYIGAGDYGDRAVKIEEIPLGKPGTTYKYDVDPNGDRAKLVSTSEFDPRKEPWYTVPKDTGKPGWGRIYNWETNPEILSVPAGYPIFDAQGKFLGSMGIDLNLAKVSDFLRQLKIGQTGKAFVIERSGKLVATSANEKPFKLDGTTAERIRAIDSQDKNIQAAATYLQKNIRELATLQNTQFFSDSINGQRQYLKVLPWKDEMGLDWLVVLLIPESDFMAQIEANNRMTMLLCFAALIGATVIGIYTSRWITRPVLKLSRASEAIAQGKLDQQVEESSVAELNVLARSFNQMAKQLKSSFEELETRVEERTAELKEAKLTADSANQAKSEFLANMSHELRTPLNGILGYAQILSRSKALPEKERHGVNIIHQCGSHLLTLINDILDLSKIEARKLELAPKALHFPSFLQGVVEICSIRAQQKGIEFRYEPDAVLPTGVMVDEKRLRQVLINLLGNAIKFTDRGSVTFRVEQCESRIKFTIADTGVGIDQAHVDRLFQAFEQVGDKQRQAEGTGLGLAISQQIVQLMGGQIQVKSQLGVGSDFFFEVELAIAQDWVEQNTASAGHVIGYDRVEPYRVLMVDDRWENRAVIVNLLEPLGFKLIEAEHGQQALEILSQQSVDLVITDLTMPVMDGFTFLQRIRQSDRLKHLKVLVSSASVAQLDQQMALKAGGDDFLPKPVQMTDLLHLLRQFLSLSWIYENHAEQSTEQSAMIPPSTEDLKTMLELAQDGLLKDVIQVATSITDDRYQPFLQEVIRLAKQFQSEQLEIVLQTAIEDSAAS; translated from the coding sequence ATGACTCCTCAAAATTCTCGCCGTCTGTCGCTCCGACTCATCTTGGTTGTGCCGTTTATTCTCCAGATTTTTGCAGCGGTGGGATTGACCGGCTACCTCTCCATGCGAAACGGACAAAAAGCGGTTGACGAACTGGCTCGCAGCTTGCAAGATGAAACCGCCAGTCGAATTGATCAACACTTGGACAGCTATCTGACAATTCCAAAGCTGATCAATCGGCAAAATGGGATTCTGTTTCGCACAGGATTGTTGAAACCGGAAGACTTTAAGACGATCGGGAAACACTTCTGGCATCAAGTCAGCTTGTATGAAGTCAACTATATTCAATTCGCCACGCCAAACGGAGAATACATTGGAGCCGGGGATTATGGCGATCGAGCCGTCAAAATCGAAGAAATTCCACTCGGCAAACCGGGGACGACTTACAAATACGATGTTGATCCAAACGGCGATCGAGCAAAATTAGTCTCCACAAGCGAATTTGATCCCCGCAAAGAACCGTGGTACACCGTCCCCAAAGACACCGGAAAACCAGGATGGGGCAGAATCTATAACTGGGAAACGAACCCAGAAATTCTTTCCGTGCCCGCAGGATATCCGATCTTTGATGCTCAAGGAAAGTTTTTGGGATCGATGGGGATCGATTTGAACTTGGCAAAGGTTAGCGATTTCTTGCGCCAGCTTAAGATTGGGCAGACGGGAAAAGCTTTTGTGATAGAACGATCGGGAAAATTGGTCGCGACTTCTGCGAATGAAAAACCGTTTAAGCTGGATGGAACAACAGCAGAACGAATTCGTGCGATCGACAGTCAAGACAAAAATATTCAAGCCGCTGCAACTTATCTCCAGAAGAACATTCGAGAGTTAGCCACGCTTCAAAACACTCAATTTTTCTCAGACTCGATCAACGGACAGCGCCAGTATCTAAAAGTTCTTCCTTGGAAAGATGAGATGGGTCTGGACTGGCTGGTCGTGTTGCTGATCCCAGAGTCCGATTTCATGGCGCAGATCGAGGCGAACAATCGAATGACGATGCTGCTTTGTTTTGCTGCATTGATTGGCGCAACAGTAATCGGAATTTATACTTCGCGTTGGATTACTCGTCCTGTGTTGAAACTCAGTCGAGCTTCGGAAGCGATCGCACAAGGAAAACTCGATCAACAAGTGGAAGAATCGAGTGTTGCTGAACTGAATGTGTTGGCTCGATCGTTTAACCAGATGGCGAAACAGTTGAAATCGTCGTTTGAAGAGCTTGAAACTCGTGTGGAAGAGCGCACAGCAGAACTCAAAGAAGCGAAACTTACGGCGGATAGTGCAAACCAAGCGAAGAGTGAATTCCTCGCAAACATGAGCCACGAATTGAGAACCCCGCTGAATGGAATTCTTGGATATGCACAGATTTTGAGTCGATCGAAGGCACTTCCCGAAAAAGAGCGACACGGAGTCAACATTATTCATCAATGCGGCTCTCACTTGTTAACGCTGATTAATGACATTTTAGATCTGTCTAAGATCGAAGCTCGAAAGCTAGAACTAGCTCCCAAAGCGCTTCATTTTCCTTCGTTTCTTCAAGGGGTTGTTGAGATTTGCAGCATTCGAGCACAGCAGAAAGGCATTGAGTTTCGCTATGAGCCAGATGCAGTTCTGCCCACCGGAGTCATGGTCGATGAAAAACGATTGCGGCAAGTCTTGATCAATTTACTTGGAAATGCCATTAAGTTCACCGATCGAGGTTCTGTTACTTTCAGAGTGGAACAGTGTGAGAGCCGGATCAAATTTACGATCGCAGATACCGGAGTCGGAATTGATCAAGCTCATGTCGATCGATTGTTCCAAGCATTTGAACAAGTGGGAGATAAACAGCGTCAAGCTGAAGGAACTGGACTGGGGCTTGCCATTAGTCAGCAGATTGTTCAATTGATGGGCGGACAGATTCAAGTCAAGAGTCAACTCGGTGTTGGAAGTGACTTTTTCTTTGAGGTTGAACTTGCGATCGCGCAAGATTGGGTCGAGCAGAATACCGCATCAGCAGGTCATGTGATTGGATACGATCGCGTTGAACCTTATCGCGTTCTGATGGTAGACGATCGCTGGGAAAACCGCGCTGTGATTGTAAATCTTCTAGAACCGCTTGGATTTAAGTTAATCGAAGCAGAACATGGACAACAAGCGTTAGAAATTCTGTCTCAGCAATCAGTCGATTTAGTCATTACAGATCTCACCATGCCTGTGATGGACGGCTTTACATTCCTACAGCGGATTCGACAGTCGGATCGCTTGAAGCATCTAAAAGTTCTGGTTTCTTCAGCTTCAGTCGCTCAGTTAGATCAGCAAATGGCACTCAAGGCAGGTGGCGATGATTTTCTCCCGAAACCTGTACAAATGACTGATCTGTTGCATCTATTAAGACAGTTCCTATCTTTGTCTTGGATTTACGAAAATCATGCAGAACAGTCAACTGAGCAATCTGCAATGATTCCGCCCTCGACTGAAGATTTGAAAACGATGCTGGAACTGGCTCAAGATGGCTTACTCAAAGATGTCATTCAAGTCGCAACCAGCATCACAGACGATCGATATCAGCCCTTTCTTCAAGAAGTCATTCGCCTTGCAAAACAGTTCCAATCCGAGCAACTTGAAATCGTGTTGCAAACCGCGATCGAGG
- a CDS encoding transglutaminase domain-containing protein (similar to AA sequence:cyanobase_aa:LBDG_00970), whose translation MLDSSNSTLKNPRSIRPIGAYALYGLAVWYDRMVALDSVRGFLLQINPSNDNTVILNPCNTDQFMDAKGFAIWEDTIWYTKDNNVYFCTFEQFEPQLFISLPYDADGVGVWNSTIYVTSQKLGYIVIYERNTKRKITQFPLPGVGETNLTVRGEELWLSDRIEETVYCLDRATGELQFSMLTPFENPTAIAFLNDANTEQSTLYVSYAGEEAYIRDNPNADPNLELTYRDRTFIHPLYFRYYPDERYTLSNGYLIEMSYVEELLPLDEVEIQDLEWRVALPTETHRQKIRSVEAIGLPFTEEIQEGQRVAVFKFSSLKSQERHVFGWKALIEVRGIKYQFSFDDVEKAPALTPEFRDRYLVDDDELAMDTPAIQQAAKEAIGTETNLLRKMLKIRNYVYDRLSYGIKPHIDSPDVVLERGIGSCGEYVGVLLALSRLNGIACRTVGRYKCPAFADRKNIPLEPDYNHVWIEFYIPGYGWLPMESNPDDIVERGPYPTRFFMGLPWYHAEIGKGISFESLRTQGVPVGDLMDISIGDLALNHIRFMILEELPPL comes from the coding sequence ATGCTTGACTCTAGCAATTCCACTCTGAAAAATCCGCGCTCCATTCGACCGATCGGAGCTTATGCCCTTTACGGTCTAGCCGTTTGGTACGATCGTATGGTGGCACTCGATTCGGTACGCGGCTTTCTGCTGCAAATTAATCCGTCGAATGACAATACGGTGATTCTCAATCCCTGCAACACTGATCAGTTCATGGATGCGAAAGGGTTTGCAATTTGGGAAGATACAATTTGGTATACAAAAGACAATAATGTTTACTTCTGCACGTTTGAGCAATTTGAGCCGCAGCTATTTATCTCGCTGCCTTACGATGCGGATGGGGTTGGGGTTTGGAATTCTACAATTTATGTGACTTCCCAGAAGTTAGGATACATCGTCATTTACGAACGCAATACGAAGCGGAAAATTACGCAGTTTCCATTGCCCGGAGTTGGAGAAACGAATCTGACCGTTCGCGGTGAAGAATTGTGGCTCTCCGATCGCATTGAAGAAACGGTGTATTGTCTCGATCGTGCGACTGGAGAACTGCAATTCAGTATGCTAACGCCTTTTGAGAATCCAACGGCGATCGCTTTTTTGAACGACGCGAACACAGAACAATCAACGCTGTATGTATCGTATGCAGGCGAAGAAGCGTATATCCGAGACAATCCCAACGCTGATCCAAATTTAGAGTTAACATATCGCGATCGCACTTTTATTCATCCGTTGTATTTTCGCTACTATCCCGACGAGCGTTATACGTTGTCGAATGGCTACTTGATTGAGATGTCGTATGTTGAGGAATTGCTGCCGCTCGATGAAGTGGAAATACAGGATTTAGAATGGCGAGTCGCATTACCCACAGAAACGCATCGTCAAAAAATTCGCTCAGTTGAAGCGATCGGGCTTCCCTTTACTGAAGAGATCCAAGAAGGTCAACGAGTTGCGGTATTCAAATTCTCCTCGCTTAAATCTCAAGAGCGACATGTTTTTGGTTGGAAAGCGCTGATCGAAGTGCGAGGGATTAAGTATCAATTCAGCTTTGATGATGTTGAGAAAGCTCCAGCATTGACTCCTGAGTTTCGCGATCGCTATTTAGTCGATGATGATGAATTGGCAATGGATACTCCTGCAATTCAGCAAGCCGCGAAAGAAGCGATCGGAACTGAAACAAATTTGCTGCGGAAAATGCTCAAGATTCGTAATTATGTTTACGATCGTTTGTCGTATGGCATTAAACCGCATATTGATTCGCCTGATGTCGTACTTGAACGCGGTATTGGATCTTGTGGTGAGTACGTTGGCGTTTTATTAGCATTGTCGAGATTGAATGGGATCGCCTGTCGAACAGTGGGACGATATAAATGTCCAGCGTTTGCCGATCGTAAAAATATTCCACTCGAACCTGATTACAATCACGTATGGATCGAGTTCTATATTCCTGGTTACGGTTGGCTGCCGATGGAATCGAACCCCGATGATATTGTAGAGCGAGGACCTTATCCGACTCGATTCTTCATGGGCTTGCCTTGGTATCATGCCGAAATTGGCAAGGGGATTTCATTTGAATCGTTGAGAACTCAAGGCGTTCCGGTGGGCGATTTGATGGATATCTCGATCGGGGATCTTGCTTTGAATCACATTCGATTCATGATTCTCGAAGAACTGCCGCCGTTATAG
- a CDS encoding hypothetical protein (hypothetical protein MicvaDRAFT_0236;~similar to AA sequence:cyanobase_aa:LBDG_04520): protein MLQRDRANFRKIVSLFVLILLIIPIALYSRAQFSRPPRSDETRSLFPGITYERRALSDPRPVMVHQIAIDLTTPGIRPFVTPGIQAIPPNRSETQARTVTEFVDEFYLQVGINANFFEPFREETPWDFYPKVGQSVNNLGQVTSNGNNYSPAQAGWSTVCFLPQNRVQFEQSGFCPKGTEQAIAGNDLLVKAGQPVPPPPHIAPKDKPYSRTVIAIDKSGKKLWLILVDGKQFQYSEGLTYVEMSDYLMQLGAEAALNLDGGGSVTLAVQTPTGAKVFNAPIQSRIPMQERPVASHLGFFAPKQ, encoded by the coding sequence ATGTTGCAACGCGATCGAGCAAATTTTAGAAAAATCGTGAGTCTGTTTGTGCTGATTTTGCTCATTATTCCGATCGCGCTCTACAGTCGGGCACAATTTTCACGACCTCCTCGAAGCGATGAAACGCGATCGCTCTTTCCAGGGATCACTTACGAAAGACGCGCTCTATCCGATCCGCGCCCAGTGATGGTGCATCAAATCGCGATCGATCTCACAACTCCAGGCATTCGTCCCTTTGTCACTCCAGGAATCCAAGCGATTCCACCCAATCGGTCTGAAACTCAAGCGCGAACCGTGACCGAATTTGTAGACGAGTTCTATCTTCAAGTAGGAATTAATGCGAATTTCTTTGAGCCGTTTCGTGAAGAGACTCCCTGGGATTTTTACCCGAAGGTTGGACAGTCGGTGAATAATTTGGGACAAGTCACCTCAAACGGCAACAATTATTCTCCCGCACAAGCAGGTTGGTCAACCGTTTGTTTTCTACCTCAAAATCGGGTTCAGTTTGAGCAATCTGGATTTTGTCCGAAGGGAACTGAGCAAGCGATCGCTGGAAATGATTTGCTCGTCAAAGCGGGTCAACCGGTTCCGCCCCCTCCGCACATTGCACCGAAAGATAAGCCTTATTCTCGAACTGTGATTGCGATCGACAAGTCCGGCAAAAAGCTCTGGTTAATTCTCGTCGATGGTAAACAGTTCCAATACAGCGAGGGATTAACCTACGTGGAAATGTCAGATTACTTGATGCAGTTAGGAGCAGAAGCCGCACTGAATTTAGATGGTGGCGGCTCAGTGACTTTGGCAGTTCAAACGCCAACTGGGGCAAAAGTATTTAATGCACCGATTCAATCAAGAATTCCGATGCAAGAACGTCCAGTCGCCTCGCATCTTGGATTCTTCGCCCCAAAGCAGTAA
- a CDS encoding pentapeptide repeat protein (similar to AA sequence:cyanobase_aa:LBDG_04510) yields MTHFINRDLRNRSFRKKNFALTNFRGADIRGCDFSGAILSGSDFANVKAGLSLRQRIYLGLLVFAIVLFAGDVMSRLFFNTIGQSPLDFTTPHVPLFYGIVNLAGITSAIAALTLKTKLGRISTIVTGALVGAILAFGVAFFYPGLLSHWIFPPNKPIFSTQEWLHGILSFLDEQNTTIAIYSAPVGVGIMLLFAKFRRRTSFKVTVSVLGTIASYVATFFWSTIANAFFGNQNSTFGIVFSIVTLIYLALTFISVNRIVYELQNAIGTSFRGAELTHARFEYADLRNTDFSQAIGFSPYEIK; encoded by the coding sequence ATGACCCATTTTATTAATCGTGATTTGCGGAATCGATCGTTTCGGAAAAAGAATTTTGCGTTGACGAATTTTCGGGGGGCTGATATCCGAGGCTGCGATTTTTCTGGGGCGATTCTGAGCGGTTCTGATTTTGCCAATGTGAAAGCGGGATTGTCGTTGCGGCAAAGAATTTATTTAGGATTATTGGTATTTGCGATCGTGCTGTTTGCAGGCGATGTAATGTCACGATTATTTTTTAATACGATCGGACAATCACCCTTAGATTTCACAACGCCTCATGTTCCGTTATTTTATGGAATTGTGAATTTGGCGGGAATCACTTCTGCGATCGCGGCACTGACATTAAAGACAAAGCTTGGAAGAATTTCAACGATCGTGACGGGCGCATTAGTCGGAGCAATTTTGGCGTTCGGTGTCGCGTTCTTTTATCCAGGATTGCTGTCACATTGGATTTTTCCACCGAACAAACCGATCTTTAGTACTCAAGAATGGTTGCATGGAATCTTATCGTTTCTCGATGAGCAGAATACGACGATCGCAATTTACAGCGCTCCAGTCGGCGTAGGAATCATGCTGCTGTTTGCAAAATTTCGTCGTAGAACGAGCTTTAAAGTAACGGTTAGCGTTTTAGGAACGATTGCAAGTTATGTGGCGACTTTTTTCTGGAGTACGATCGCGAATGCGTTTTTTGGCAATCAAAATTCTACATTCGGCATTGTCTTCAGCATTGTGACGCTCATTTATTTAGCGTTGACTTTCATATCTGTGAATCGAATCGTCTATGAATTGCAAAATGCGATCGGGACTTCATTTCGGGGTGCAGAATTAACCCATGCCCGATTCGAGTATGCAGACTTACGCAATACGGACTTTTCTCAAGCGATCGGATTTTCACCGTATGAGATAAAGTAG
- a CDS encoding hypothetical protein (similar to AA sequence:cyanobase_aa:LBDG_04500), which yields MELLLLAGAVIITGAVFFWLVRVIKATLKTALLIAAIIFGLQFFGIGRDRIFAQIQQIVNYFWRLIPGQQSFNPDAVMHQVTQIVSLVLERFSS from the coding sequence ATGGAACTTTTACTTTTAGCGGGCGCAGTGATTATCACGGGTGCGGTCTTTTTCTGGCTTGTTCGAGTCATCAAAGCCACTTTGAAAACAGCACTTCTGATTGCAGCGATCATATTTGGACTGCAATTTTTTGGGATTGGACGCGATCGCATTTTCGCCCAGATTCAACAGATTGTGAATTACTTCTGGCGCTTAATTCCTGGACAGCAATCTTTTAATCCTGATGCCGTAATGCACCAAGTCACACAAATTGTATCCTTGGTGCTGGAACGGTTTTCGAGCTAG
- a CDS encoding ABC-2 type transporter superfamily protein (similar to AA sequence:cyanobase_aa:LBDG_47380), with product MFELFVAQLKWSWIQYKRYAHEIFGGVIALTVTFYGLFLSVGYIAGGTVRFGDRLDAVIVGYILWSLIIFIMNGVNATLQREAQVGTLEQLFISPFNVRKTLLMRAVSDLVFQLVVIGFVLIFIMAITGRWLAFSPALILPLITVILGAYGLAFAIGSLTLIFKTVQQLAGILNFSFLFILTIPTETWTGLQRYLGYLIPMTTGAGVMRDLMARQSGLDWVALGAAFLNGIVYFSIGMVLFRWSERETKRRGKLGGY from the coding sequence ATGTTTGAGTTATTTGTCGCACAGCTTAAATGGAGTTGGATTCAATATAAGCGTTACGCACACGAGATTTTTGGCGGTGTGATTGCCTTGACCGTGACGTTTTACGGACTGTTCCTGAGCGTTGGATATATTGCTGGAGGGACTGTTCGATTTGGCGATCGCTTAGATGCTGTGATTGTCGGATATATTCTATGGTCGCTGATCATCTTTATCATGAATGGCGTGAATGCAACTTTGCAGCGAGAAGCACAAGTCGGAACGTTAGAGCAATTATTCATCTCCCCGTTCAACGTCAGAAAAACTTTACTGATGAGAGCGGTTTCTGATCTTGTTTTTCAACTTGTTGTCATTGGATTTGTACTGATATTCATCATGGCAATCACTGGAAGATGGCTTGCGTTTTCTCCAGCGTTGATCCTGCCGTTGATTACTGTAATTCTCGGTGCGTATGGGCTTGCATTCGCGATCGGGAGTCTGACACTGATTTTCAAAACCGTTCAACAACTTGCCGGAATTCTGAACTTCTCATTTCTGTTTATATTGACGATTCCAACTGAGACTTGGACAGGCTTACAGCGATACTTAGGATATTTGATTCCAATGACGACGGGCGCGGGCGTGATGCGGGACTTGATGGCGCGGCAGTCGGGATTGGATTGGGTCGCTTTGGGAGCGGCGTTTTTGAATGGAATTGTTTATTTCTCGATCGGGATGGTTCTATTTCGCTGGTCAGAACGGGAAACGAAGCGACGCGGCAAGTTAGGCGGATACTAG
- a CDS encoding ABC transporter (similar to AA sequence:cyanobase_aa:LBDG_47370) gives MQVLEVEQLQKTYRSGGKTVEAVRNVSFNIESCEVLAFLGANGAGKTTTIKMIAGLILPDRGQVKIAGRDPHQHSIALKSVGAVLEGNRNVYWRLTPEENLEYFGVLRGLSGYVARQRAKSLLERFELMPKRTTIVQNLSRGMQQKLAIAVALIHEPQLLLLDEPTLGLDVEATQTVKRLVREIAAEGRAILLTTHQLDIAEELSDRVAIIRQGEIVAQERTETLIQQFSGDSYRIELEQELDRDRISKLSSIDAVIEGKTVYIRQTEWLYQALEILKPLSIIRVEKDQANLVDVFLKLVKQ, from the coding sequence ATGCAAGTTCTAGAAGTTGAACAGTTACAGAAGACGTATCGAAGCGGCGGAAAAACCGTGGAGGCGGTCAGAAACGTTTCTTTTAATATCGAAAGCTGTGAGGTGTTGGCGTTTTTGGGTGCAAATGGAGCCGGGAAAACGACCACGATTAAAATGATTGCGGGATTGATTTTGCCCGATCGAGGACAGGTGAAAATCGCTGGACGTGATCCGCATCAACACTCGATCGCGCTTAAATCGGTCGGAGCCGTGCTCGAAGGCAACCGAAACGTTTATTGGCGGTTGACTCCTGAAGAGAATCTGGAGTACTTCGGAGTGCTGCGGGGATTAAGCGGGTATGTGGCGCGTCAAAGAGCGAAGAGCTTATTAGAGCGATTTGAATTGATGCCGAAGCGAACTACGATCGTGCAAAATCTCTCACGTGGAATGCAGCAGAAACTCGCGATCGCGGTTGCACTGATTCACGAACCACAGTTACTTTTACTCGACGAACCAACCCTCGGATTAGATGTGGAAGCGACTCAAACGGTGAAACGATTAGTGCGAGAGATTGCGGCGGAAGGACGGGCGATTTTATTAACGACACACCAGTTAGATATTGCTGAAGAATTGTCCGATCGAGTTGCCATTATTCGACAAGGTGAAATCGTTGCTCAGGAAAGAACCGAGACGTTGATTCAGCAATTTTCTGGGGATTCGTATCGGATTGAACTAGAGCAGGAATTGGATCGCGATCGCATCAGTAAATTAAGCTCGATCGATGCCGTGATCGAAGGCAAAACGGTTTATATTCGCCAAACAGAATGGCTGTATCAGGCGTTAGAGATTTTGAAGCCTTTATCTATTATTCGAGTTGAGAAAGATCAAGCGAATTTAGTCGATGTGTTCTTGAAATTGGTGAAGCAATAA
- a CDS encoding protein of unknown function CpeS/Ycf58 (similar to AA sequence:cyanobase_aa:LBDG_47360): MTVSILSSKTDDQLIEAFFQQSEGQWRSERRYYTLPDGEAKEVVSFITIRFLEQGSPELIELARLHELENETAMTCGAAVTWDSENTVSGRTESKGSTLFGVIGSVLYRDRGFATSKPITAGFYFNNPDTLCLRTEYKGSVFEEELKLIGGKYRTRQTIISRAGEQQMIGQYLEKRVG; encoded by the coding sequence GTGACTGTATCTATACTTTCCTCTAAAACGGACGACCAGTTGATCGAAGCATTCTTCCAGCAATCCGAAGGGCAATGGCGATCGGAACGTCGATATTACACACTGCCAGACGGTGAAGCCAAAGAAGTGGTCAGCTTTATTACCATCCGGTTTTTGGAGCAAGGATCGCCTGAGTTGATCGAACTTGCCCGCCTGCATGAACTCGAAAATGAAACCGCGATGACCTGCGGTGCAGCCGTGACTTGGGACAGCGAAAACACCGTCTCCGGACGCACAGAATCAAAAGGATCGACGTTATTTGGTGTGATTGGCTCTGTGTTGTATCGCGATCGCGGTTTTGCGACCTCTAAACCCATCACCGCAGGCTTCTATTTCAACAATCCGGATACGCTGTGCCTCAGAACTGAGTACAAAGGTTCAGTGTTTGAAGAAGAACTGAAATTAATCGGCGGTAAATATCGGACCCGTCAAACGATCATCTCCCGTGCTGGCGAACAGCAGATGATCGGACAATATCTCGAAAAGCGTGTTGGGTAA